A region of the Falco peregrinus isolate bFalPer1 chromosome 19, bFalPer1.pri, whole genome shotgun sequence genome:
GCCATGGCACACTGCACAGGGACACTGTGGCATGGCAACAAGAGGGGCAGCACATCCTGGACCACGCTCAGCACAGCGCAGGGGACAAGCAGTGTGGCTGGAGGAGCCTGGGACAGACAAAGGGGAGGAACAGAGTGGCTGAAACCGGCTGGAATCTGAGGGCAAGAGTTGgggacagggatgctcagcagggatgcaggagtTTGGGATGGGGATGTTtagctgtgggtgctgggtgccacaCCGGGGATGCTCAGCTGGTAGACAGCCCTAGCTATGGGCACTCTTCATGCCTGCATCCATTGGAGGGGGTGAGCCCCCACACCGGGCTGCTCTGGTGCTGTGGGCCAGGTCAGGGCCCATGTCCAGCTCACctgtgccctgccctgcagcactgcttggCCATGCTAGTGCTTTCCACACCTTTCCACACCACGACTGCCCCAGCCGGCTGGGCAACACCACCCAGCCGGTCCCAAACAGTACCCGGGGCCAAGAGCTGCTCCATTTACTGGCCCCAAGCTGAGCTCACTGCTGCCAGTTAACCCTTACTGGCCCTGTGCTGGGAACTGGGGCCGAGTCTGGCACGTGTTTTGCCGCGTCTGTGATTTCAGGGCCCCCTGTGCACGGTCtggccccagggcagcaccgAGGCGTTGAGGGATGCCGCCTGCCGGGGCTGCTCCCGCGTGGCAGGGTCTGTTCCTGCCATGACGGGGCTGTGGCTCACTGTGGCTCGGGGCTCCTTCCTGGCGTGGTGCTGGCTCCCCAGCCTGACTCCTGCATTCCTTGGTGCAAGGAGGTCTAACTCATGCACAAAGGGTGGGGAAGCCACTCCACCCTGGCTGGTGGCCCACCGGTGGTCACAGCGCCCTGCAGCTGGTGTGATGGCTTTGAAACCCTCCAGGCTGAGCCTGGCCTAGAACAAGGCTGTGGCTGCCTGGCCAAGGTGGTGACCGAGAGCAGCACGGCCGGCGCGTGGCCGCTGGGGACTGGGGATGGACAGCCCAGCCTAGCAGAGAGCACTGCACATGCTTTGTGGGCCAGGCACCAGTGCCGAGGCCCCAGGGGCCCCAGAGAgcttggcagccctgggggctTCCTCAGGGTTGAGGTCAGGTCTGAGGTGGCAGATGCAGGCAGAGCCGGTGACACGattcagcccctgccccagaaGGGACAGcgcagccccacagcacctgGCTCCATCACACCATGGGGACGAAGACAAGGAAGGGATAACAAAAGGCTATGGCattttttccttgctatttACCCAACCCAAGAGACTCAGTGTTCACAGCAGAGTCCTCCGagctgtccccctgccctgggcagtcTCACCTTTGCCAGCTCTccttatttttcagctgctctgaCAATTAATCAGAGCCACTCCTACAGGATCCCAGCCCTCTGAAACTGCCAGTCTCTATCCAAATggattttaaatgtttgcatcATGCTTCGGTCTCTTTGCTTTGCCCCTGAAGAAGGCCACTGCCGCAGGGCCTGGAGGTGACACCTCGGTGAGAAGGTGGCACTGCCACGGCTGAtgcagctgtgggcagccagggctgtgcgTGTAGAAAAGAGCTTGCCTGGCTCATGGGGACCCCACCTGAGCCACCCCGCGCAGGCTGAGAGCACCCCTGCCGGTTCGGTGATACCAAGCTGCACTGAGGCCTGGGGATGCTCCTGGCCCCTCTAAGGACATGGGCCACCTCTGACAGCTTTCTGCCAGTGGATGTGGGGAGGTGGGCAAGGGGCAACCTCCATCCCAGGAGTGGACAGTGAGCCTTTGGGCTACTCCACTCCCAAGGGCAGCTCCTGGCCCGCAAACCTGAGACGAGAGAAGGTCGAAAGATACCATCTGCTCCACAAACATCTTTGTTCCTCTGTAGAAAATTTAGCCTAAGAAAATGGGAACCCCTAAGTTGCTGGGGAACATGAGCTCTGCTCCTTGTGGGACTGagcctggccaggggctgcGCTTGCTCGGCTCAGGGCCCTTCGCTCCACCTGGGCGCAGTACTTCTCAGGGATGCCAGAGGctctgtggaggaaaaaaaatcatcaggcACCCTGTGCTACACCGGAGCCAAGCTTTAGGACTGTGGCCCCGGAGTGGATCTTGTTTGATGAGGATGCAAAGGAACCTGTGAGGTGGGAAGTCAGGAAGGACTTTGGGACATGCAGTGAACCAGGGAAGTAaatggctgctggcagcacatCACCTGAGCTCCCGCATCTTCTGCTGCTTGAACTGGGTGATACGCTGGCTGCGCTGGTGGGCCTCCTCCTCAAGCCGCTGGCACTCCTCAAAGGCAGCCACCCgctcctgtgccagctgctgctgacgCTCCCGCATCTGGCGCTGGATATCACTAGCATAGGCAAGCTGCAGACCTGCCCTCCGTGcttcctctgccttctccttctccaTCTGCTCCTTCTGGGCCCTGCAAGAGAGCTCAGGGCAGATGAAAGGCCCCACTCCAGCCCTGGCACGTGCCAATACCTGCCTGCAGGGCCTTGGCCAGCACCAGACCCACCGGCTGCGCTGACTTGTTGCTGGGAGCCCCCACGGCAGCCCCCCTACCGCCATGTCACCCATCCTTTGGCCCTATTTTGCAAGGCAGGGCCCAGCCGTCTCGCCAGCGAGCTCCTAGCACCATCCTCCTCACCTGAGGAACTTCTCAAACTCGTGGCGGTCCCGCTGCACGTGCATGGCCATGCTGTGCTCCCGCTGGGCAATCTGCTCCAGGCGGCTCTGCTTCAGCATCTGGTTCATCTCAGCCCTTCTCTGTGCCACCTCCTTCTCCTTGCGCCGCCACTCTCGCTCAGCAGCCTCTTGGCTGCGCTTGGCCCTCAGTGCGTCCTGCCAAAGGGGGACAGTGGTGACCCGGAGGGGTTGTGGAGGATTTAACCTCAGGGGGAGCTATGGGAGCACTTGACTGGGGTTTTGCCTCTCTCCCCTTGCCATGGCCAGCATTGCTCTAGAACCTCACCTAGCTCCAGGTGCTGGTCCAGACCTGCAACACCCCAGTAGACCTATCACATCCAGGGGAGCTTCCACTTTGCTGGGGCGGTGGCAAGTGAGCCAGCATGGGAGCACGTGGCATGTCAACAAGCCGCTCACCTGCTCTGCCTGATGGTCCCGGGCCCTCTCGTGCATGGCTCTCAATTGTGccatctccttctccttctcccaaCGGATCCTCTCCTGCTCAGCTTCAACCTCAGCCTCACGCTCCTGCAACGGACAGAGCCTTGTGGCTGCTCCCTGTGGCACCTCTGCTGCCTGATGAACCTATGCCAGTGCCACATGCACTCAATCCCATTACCATTTTCTGCCTCTGGTACTCGAGCACCCGCTTGTCTGCCATCCTCTCCAGCTCCCGCTGCTCCTCCTTGCATCTCTGGTTCTCATCGTTGATGCGTTTAATCTCAGCCTGGATCTTCTTCTGTTGCTCCTGTCTTCGCTCCAAGTCCTGAAAGAGGGTCAGAGGGTGACAGGGTAAAGCGCTGCAGCACAAAGCTCTCCCGCTGCTCCTCCCCATGTGCCTTTCTGAGGGCCCAGAAGCACACTTGGGGCAAGGGAAGGCTCAGCAGCTCAGGTCACTTTCTGAGGATGGCTTAGCTTCTGCCCCAGAGCTTTAATTCTGCCAGGTGTTGTCTCCACACACCAAGCCTGACTTAGCCAGCACTGGGTCGCCCTTCCGACAACGTGAAAACCTAACTCCAGtctcccctgctccctggcaccTCGCTGGTCGCACCTGCAGGTCCTCCATCTTCAGCTTCTCCAGGtactccagcagctgctgtgcctcctGCTCCCGTTGCTGGGCTCTCAGAGCCCGCTCCTCTGCATTCTGCTCCATCTGTTTCACaagctcctgcctccctctggaaagaagaaagcagaagggtTCCCTCTGGCTCTGTCACACTCccagaagcagaaatgctggCACAGACATCAGGTGGTGTGTCTGCTGCCTCATGCTGCCCAGTCCATCCGCAGTGACCGGGAGCTGCGGAGTGAAGCCAGCAGCCGGAGGATACCCTAGCTTTGGCACAAGGCCTGGGAAGGGGACAGATGCCTCTGCAGGGAAGAGGGGCCCTTCTGCAAACCTGATCAGCTCCTGCTTCCTCTTGCGCTCCAGTTCCTCCTGCATCTCATCAGCCTTTTTCCTCTCCACCTCCATCATCTTGGCCAGGCGCTtgtcttcttcctccagctctttTGTGATGAGCTGCTTCTCGAGGATCTGCGTGTCACGGATCATGTGGCACTTGGCACCAAGGATCAGCTGTGGGGACAGCAGGTCTCCCTGGTCTCTGagccagagctggcagcagcagcagggacagacacacagatgaggaggggggaaaggggagaagaggaagacCCTGGGTAGCAGCAAGTGGAGCGGGGTTTAGGTCTAGAGTAGCTAGGTGAAGTTCACGGGGGCTCTCAGCAGTCTGTCCACACAGGCAGCTCAGGCAGGTCTTGATGCAGGCAGGAGGCCCTGTGGTGCTGGGTGATGTATGGGAGCCTCTGGTCCTACCTCATTGAACTCCTTGATCTCATCTTCCTGCTCCATGCGCATCCTGCTTGCCCgctgcagcaggtgctgggCCCGCTCCCGTGCTGCTTCCTCCAGCTCACTCGGCTTCcctgtctgctgctgcaggatggcCTTCTGCTTCGCCGCACTTTTGCGTGCGCTCACCGCCTCCTGAAGGGACAGGTAGGGCTGCTGAAAGCCAGACACCCTCCTGGGGCAGCCCTGCAAGGCTGAGCCTGCCCgagggtgctgtggggctgtcTGCCTCACGAGGGGCACactccagcactgccagggtCACCATGGGCTGGGGGAACAATCAGTGTGGGACTGCTGGATGCAACCAGCGTGGGATTTCTTCCCCATCCACAGACCAGTCAAACCCAAGGGAACCTGCACAGCCATTCCTGGGCTGTGGATCAGTGGAGACCCAAGAAGCGCAGCCATGCTGCCTCCCCTGCACGCTGCCCTGGCGGCAATGGGCACACCAAAATGAGGGCAAAGAAGGGATGAAGGTGGTGGCCCCTGAGCAGAGCTccagggacagccccagctgtTGCATCTCTGACCTACAAAGTTGGCTCTACCTGGATGCATCCACCTCCACCCACAGCCCGAGACCTGTCGGCAAGCAGGGaaagaaggagcaggaggggaaatGCCTACGAGAACGGCTTCCTTCTCCGCTTTGAGGGCTGCCAGCTTGGCCTCACGCTGCTCCGTGGTCAGGACTCGAGCTGCTGCTTTAATGCGCTGGAAATCCTCCTGACCGATAATAAGGGATGCTACTGGCTtctctgcagggatgctgtTGGTATGGGGAAGAGGGCACAGAGAGAAAGCAGTCAGTGGCATGGAGTCTCCAACACCTCCCTCCattccctgccctccctgggctgcccacactgggggcagcaggagcgGCTCCACAACCAGGAGTCACCTGAGAGCAATGCAGGAAGCACCTGAGCTGTGGGGACCTGACTCTCCTGGacagaggggaggaagaaacagaaagtgcAGTGAAAGTGGCATTGTGCTGTGATGCAGGGGGAGAGGATCTTCAGCAGGGTAGCCAGGGACCTCCcaggaaaaccccaaaatattcaGCATGGCCCTGGTCAGCCCcaataaaaaatgctgaaagtaTTTCAGTCCGACTTGGCCTTCCCAGCACTCATTTGGGGAAAATTCTGACCACTGCCCTCACTCCTTTTCCAGCGGGACATGATTCTCATCCCTGGCCCCCCAGACTGACTATCGCTGCTCTTGCTTGTCCAGACAAAATGTTCTGTCTGGACAGATTttggggagcaggagctgcctttTCACTCTGTTTAATGACACTCAACTTGCTTAGGCTCCAGatctgcacagcacagcttgACTTTGGCTCTGCTGCCCCAGGAATCCACCCGGCACGAGACAATGAAACACCACACTGCCCCAAACATGGAGCACCGTCTCCCCTCCCAGCACTGGCAGGTGTCCCTCCAGCCATCACCCTGGCTTTGTGGACACTGCAGAGCCACAAACTCTGCCCGTGACTCATGCTGTGGTTTAGAGGAAATCACCAAAGCTCTTGGTGCCCCCATTTCCCCACTTGTAAAAATGTGGATAATAATACAGGGCTGTTTTCCAGAGGAGTTGTAAGGAGTTAATTACTCTTGGTATTACTCAGATACCATGGTGACGCGTGTGGTGTAGGAGCGTATATTAACAAAATGCATAGAGCACTTTGAAGATGTTCAGGGCTAAGAATTTACTCATTACTATTGTGTGTCACCTTTCATCCACCCTTGTGAATATGAACAGATACCTGCATAATGATCGTTCAAGAGCTGCATCACAGCATCGGATTCCAGGACGCTTTAAAGAATGGTTAATGGTCACAACGGCACTAGTAAATGTAATGATACAGTGGCCACTGCTTTAGTCGCCCCAGTGTTTGGGTGACCAGCCTGGGATGTCTAGGGCCTGATTTTCAGGAATTAAACCAGCATGAATGGTTTCCATCAgcttcagctggagctgcagccacGCGACACATCTGCAAATTGGccctcagcttcagcagcagggGCAAATAAGAACATGAACATATAAAACCAGGTACCAGCGTCAAAAGCCTGAACCAGTGCCGCTGTGCCATTTCACTctccacaaaacccaaactcaaGCC
Encoded here:
- the CFAP45 gene encoding cilia- and flagella-associated protein 45 isoform X1, whose amino-acid sequence is MRPRVCVRGVPGHAPRTIERPLRSRARPSAPPPARARERPAPVSRGARGGARLPWRRAAVDERSGMVSTASSGAPGPAPLPRRAPSQPRRRDGTARSTAAGGMLLRERQSLQQPCFSSPVVILQDVQTAPKVSPTGGHKPETTRLITKDLIRDLIIPAEKPVASLIIGQEDFQRIKAAARVLTTEQREAKLAALKAEKEAVLEAVSARKSAAKQKAILQQQTGKPSELEEAARERAQHLLQRASRMRMEQEDEIKEFNELILGAKCHMIRDTQILEKQLITKELEEEDKRLAKMMEVERKKADEMQEELERKRKQELIRGRQELVKQMEQNAEERALRAQQREQEAQQLLEYLEKLKMEDLQDLERRQEQQKKIQAEIKRINDENQRCKEEQRELERMADKRVLEYQRQKMEREAEVEAEQERIRWEKEKEMAQLRAMHERARDHQAEQDALRAKRSQEAAEREWRRKEKEVAQRRAEMNQMLKQSRLEQIAQREHSMAMHVQRDRHEFEKFLRAQKEQMEKEKAEEARRAGLQLAYASDIQRQMRERQQQLAQERVAAFEECQRLEEEAHQRSQRITQFKQQKMRELRASGIPEKYCAQVERRALSRASAAPGQAQSHKEQSSCSPAT
- the CFAP45 gene encoding cilia- and flagella-associated protein 45 isoform X2 gives rise to the protein MLVPQLSPAPTGEPQPLSLRRVMSLQQPCFSSPVVILQDVQTAPKVSPTGGHKPETTRLITKDLIRDLIIPAEKPVASLIIGQEDFQRIKAAARVLTTEQREAKLAALKAEKEAVLEAVSARKSAAKQKAILQQQTGKPSELEEAARERAQHLLQRASRMRMEQEDEIKEFNELILGAKCHMIRDTQILEKQLITKELEEEDKRLAKMMEVERKKADEMQEELERKRKQELIRGRQELVKQMEQNAEERALRAQQREQEAQQLLEYLEKLKMEDLQDLERRQEQQKKIQAEIKRINDENQRCKEEQRELERMADKRVLEYQRQKMEREAEVEAEQERIRWEKEKEMAQLRAMHERARDHQAEQDALRAKRSQEAAEREWRRKEKEVAQRRAEMNQMLKQSRLEQIAQREHSMAMHVQRDRHEFEKFLRAQKEQMEKEKAEEARRAGLQLAYASDIQRQMRERQQQLAQERVAAFEECQRLEEEAHQRSQRITQFKQQKMRELRASGIPEKYCAQVERRALSRASAAPGQAQSHKEQSSCSPAT